The Geomonas agri genome contains the following window.
GACGCAAGGCATCCAGTCGCTCCGTGGAAGGCGGCGCGATGTGGGCGAAGTCCGCCTGCGGGATGAGCGGCATTATGTTCATCACGAAAGCGCCTAGCTCCTTCACCTGCTTAGAGATAAGCGGAATCTGTGCATCGTTGACTCCGGGGATCAGCACCGTGTTGATCTTGATGGTCATGCCCAGCTCCGCTGCCTGGCGGATCCCCTCGAGCTGGTTGCGCACCAGGATCTCGCCTGCTTCGCTGCCGCTGTACGTCGTGCCATGGTAGTGCACGTACGAGTAGATCTTGCCACCGATGACCGGGTCCAACGTGTTCAAGGTGACCGTGAGGCTGTGCAGCCCCAGCGCCTTGAGGATCGGCATCTTGTCCGGCAGCAGGAGGCCGTTGGTGCTCATGCACTTGATCAGTTCCGGAAACTCACGGTCAACCAGATGGAAGGTCTCGAAGGTCTCGTCGTTGAAAAGAGGATCACCTGGGCCGGCAATGCCGATGACCTTGA
Protein-coding sequences here:
- a CDS encoding radical SAM protein, with product MATSCEKMKKIQGHPCFGGNHHKNGRMHLAVAPKCNIKCGYCTRRHDCANESRPGVTSRLLSPEEAIVRVREVMVSPVTGPIIKVIGIAGPGDPLFNDETFETFHLVDREFPELIKCMSTNGLLLPDKMPILKALGLHSLTVTLNTLDPVIGGKIYSYVHYHGTTYSGSEAGEILVRNQLEGIRQAAELGMTIKINTVLIPGVNDAQIPLISKQVKELGAFVMNIMPLIPQADFAHIAPPSTERLDALRRDNEKTIGQFKHCKQCRADAVGLIGENLQLAVATKD